The DNA segment TTCCACCGCAACCACTTGACCTGTACTGCCAACACGTCGTGCTAGAGGTAATGAAAAGTTACCCAGACCACAGAACAGATCCAAAACGCGCTCGCCTTCTTTTAACTCAAGCAAATCGCACGCCAACGTCACCATCTGGCGGTTGATATCGCGATTCACTTGGGTAAAATCAAGGGGTGAGAAAGCAAACTTTATACCAAAGTCAGGAAGCTCATAGTGCAAACGCATCGGAGCATCAGGTTTATCGATGCGATGAACAGTGTCGTAGTTGCCCGGTTGTAGGTACAACTGCCAGCCGAGATTGCGGGCGTAATTAAGCAATTTTTCTGTGTCAGTTTGATGAAGTGGTGACAAATGTCGCACAATCATCGCCACACTGCCGTCTTCATGCTCATCACCCACAGCAATCTCAAGCTGCGGAATCTGTTCGCGTGCTTGCAAGGTGCCAAGCAAGGCTTTGAGTTCTTCGATCCGACCGCCAATCTGTGCATCTAAAACTTTACATTCACTCAGCTCAGCCAGATAGCTGCTCTTGCGCTCACGGAAGCCGACCAGCATGGCTTCTTTCTTAATCACGTACTTAGCACCCAGACGCGCTTTGCGTCGATAGTCGGTGCGAGTCGAACGTAGAGCGGGCAGCCACTCTTTAGGCGCAAGTCCACCGAAGTGCAGGAAGTGATCGCTCAACACACTTTGCTTAAACGCGATCTGCGCATCGGTAGACCAATGCTGCAAGCTACAACCGCCACACACGGTGAAATGCGGACAAATCGGTTCAACGCGATCAGGCGATGGGTTTTCAACCGACAGTGCATCCGCTTCT comes from the Aquirhabdus parva genome and includes:
- the rlmD gene encoding 23S rRNA (uracil(1939)-C(5))-methyltransferase RlmD, which codes for MRRNQREKLREQPALTFNIEKLSHEGRGVSHYGSQPTTGDEGVTVSKYQHPIEKLGKKVFISFALPGETVVAKVHESHKKYEEADALSVENPSPDRVEPICPHFTVCGGCSLQHWSTDAQIAFKQSVLSDHFLHFGGLAPKEWLPALRSTRTDYRRKARLGAKYVIKKEAMLVGFRERKSSYLAELSECKVLDAQIGGRIEELKALLGTLQAREQIPQLEIAVGDEHEDGSVAMIVRHLSPLHQTDTEKLLNYARNLGWQLYLQPGNYDTVHRIDKPDAPMRLHYELPDFGIKFAFSPLDFTQVNRDINRQMVTLACDLLELKEGERVLDLFCGLGNFSLPLARRVGSTGQVVAVEGSEEMVQRGGENAALNGLDNVQFYAQDLTKDFSHQPWAAQGFDALLIDPPRTGAEEVMHYLSRFNAKRIVYVSCNPATLARDAGILTAAGYVMQRAGVMDMFTHTSHVESIALFVKK